TGGCCTCGGCCACCCAGGCATTGCCCGGCCCGGTGATCACGTCGACCGGCCTGATCATCGCGGTGCCATGGGCGAGCGCGGCGACGGCCTGTGCCCCGCCCACGCGCCAGACTTCATCGACCCCGGCCAGATGCGCAGCGGCCAGCACCAGCGGGTTGATTTCGCCCTTGGGGGTCGGCGTGGTGACGACGAGACGGCCAACGCCCGCGACCTTGGCGGGAATGGCGTTCATCAGCAGCGAGGAGGGATAGGCCGCGCGGCCACCGGGCACATAGAGCCCGGCGCCATCGACCGCGCGCCACTTCGCCCCCAGACGCACGCCTGCCGCATCGGTATAGTCGCGGTCCTGCGGCATCTGCGCTTCGTGGTAGGCGCGGATGCGCTGGGCGGCCAGTTCGAGCGCGGCGCGCAAGTCGGGCGCGAGCGCATCGAAAGCCTCGCGGCAGGTCGCCGCGTCGATTTTCCAGCCGTCGCCTTCGGGCAAGTGGCCGTCGAAACGGTGGGTATACTCGGCCAGCGCCTCGTCGCCGCGCAGACGCACGTCCTCGATGATCGTCTGCACATCGCGGCTGACGTTTTCATCGCTTTCCCGGCGGTCCTTGACCAGCCGGGCAAAACGCTGGGCGAAATCGGGATCGGAACTCTTGAGGCGCAGCATCAGGCAGCCTTTCGTGCAGCCACTTGGGCGCGGAAGGAATCGATCAGCGCGCCCAGACGCGCGCTGTCGGTCTTGAGCGCGGCGCGGTTGACGATCAGCCGGGCCGAGATCTGCATGATCTGGCTGGTCTCGACCAGCCCGTT
The genomic region above belongs to Novosphingobium sp. IK01 and contains:
- the hisD gene encoding histidinol dehydrogenase, which produces MLRLKSSDPDFAQRFARLVKDRRESDENVSRDVQTIIEDVRLRGDEALAEYTHRFDGHLPEGDGWKIDAATCREAFDALAPDLRAALELAAQRIRAYHEAQMPQDRDYTDAAGVRLGAKWRAVDGAGLYVPGGRAAYPSSLLMNAIPAKVAGVGRLVVTTPTPKGEINPLVLAAAHLAGVDEVWRVGGAQAVAALAHGTAMIRPVDVITGPGNAWVAEAKRQLYGVVGIDMVAGPSEILVIADAKNDPQWIAADLLSQAEHDPAAQSILITDDAAFADQVVDMVGVEIAMLPTARVAKASWDAHGTVIVVDSLDEAPALANALAAEHVEIATDDPETLFDQIRHAGSVFLGRMTPEAIGDYVAGPNHVLPTGRRARFSSGLSVLDFMKRTSFIQVSDDSIGAVGPAAIALADAEGLSAHARSIELRLGL